CGTTGTTCATTTCCTTCAGGTTCAAAGGTAAGTCTGGAGAAATATTGATGTTGCTGACGGTGTAAGCGGTCAAATCAGGGATGACAAAGAGGCCGTGCTCATCGGATTGTCCTAAGCTCAGCCCATCTTGGTTAACGCCGACGCTCTTAATATTGGATGTATCGACAAGAGCAAACCCGTCATACAGAGTTGGGGTGAGTAATACATGATTGTCCATCCATAGAACGCCGCCATCTGCATTGGCCGTAATTTGGTTTTCAGATCCTGATTGATAGAAGCTTGCGCTATAGTCACCCGTTGAAGTGCCGCCCAAATAGACGGAACCGTTTAGCTGCCTATCTGACTCAGAGTTTGCAGATTGAGTGGTACCAGAGAGGCTAGTTGCGATATTTCTGCCATTGCTAAGCTGACGGTTGGTCAAATAAGACAAGACTTGGCTTTGTGAATCTTGAGTATGCTGATACGAGCTCGACACAGACTGATTTTGGTCGAATTGATAGCTCAAATTAAGACCGAAGCTCCACTGGTGAGTATCGGTATAATATGTTTGGTAGCTGCTTGTTAAAGTGAGCCCTCTCGCTAAAGTTGTCGATAGGGTAGCACTATAGATATGCGAAGACGGTTGTGAAGAATCAGTAGGGTTTTGATATAAAGCTCCTACAGAAATGCCTCCCCAAGAGCCTAAGTCATATGATGCGCCCATACTTGTCTGATAACCGTTACTACTTTCCGGTTCAGAATCAGCTGTAGAAATCTGAGTAAAGTGAGGAGAGCTTACTTGATAATCTGTATCTAGCGATAGTTTACCATATTGAAACAAATAGCCGAGTCCACCGAGACTCCCCGGTTGTGAATGTTCCATACTGACAGCAGTATCTAAGCTGACAATCCCATACGGTCCCGTGCGTAAAAATTGGGTAGAGCCGAATGTTTGTTGACTGTCTAATAAGCTACTGTGTAGTTGGTAAGACCAAAGTGGACTCACACCATGATTATAATTTAAGGCGACAGCGGGTTGCCCATAGTTAAAACTGTCTATTCCATAGTTCTGCCTAATCCAACCCAGCTGAACAGCATAGCTAGACAGACCAGCTTTCAATAAGTTGGGGTCGGAAAAGTATGGAACCTTATAAGTTGTTACCTTGCCATTTTTGTCAGTCGACTTAACAGTTATGGTGCCAGAACCATTTGATACAGGGATATTATAAAACTGGTAAGCTCCGGGATTAACTTGGTAGTTGCCTACTGGAACGCCATTAACTTGTAGCTGAACATTTTGTGGTAACTCTGTGCTCTGATTAATCTGAGGTAATGCGTGAATGTTCAACCTTGGTTTGAGATTATAGTTTTTATAAAAGCTTATACCGCCAAAGTTTACACTTCCTCCCCAGTGAGCAGCAGATGTTGTGCTATCACCCACTTCCAATGTGTTTAGGTGGTACCAATCGTCTTTCCTCCATGTAGTATCTAGGCGCAACCACTCAGGGGCGCTTTCAGATTCATCGGCGCTATTGAAATACTTTGGACTATATGTACCAGATTGACGAAAAAAGCCATATTGGTGCGTGAAAACACCTAGCTCTCCAGAAGCATTTGTATAATGACCGAGTGACTGGTTAAGGCGAGTGCTGGATAGATTGTAATTGAAGAAGGCGCCATTTGCAGACTCAGGCGCTATATTCGACTGAGGCAATTGGCCCTGTACATTCATTCTATTTTTGCGGAAGCGCCACAGAGGTAAGTTTAGCTTAATATCTTGGCTGCTCTGATTCCATAGCAACTCGGGTGAGTGTTCACCTACTATGACAAAATCTTGGCCCATAATGGTCTTTTCTGTGAGACCACTAAAATCTGTAACGCCATGTTGACTGAGTGCTTCTTTTGGTAACCAGAACTTGTTTTTTTGCATACAAGCTGCCCAAACCTGGCTGGGTTGACCATTTACACTGATGGTAGGTAATAGAGGCTCAGTCTTTTCCTGTATACAGATTGCTGGTATCGGTGGAGCCGCAGAAAAAGCAAGAGGGCTGCAGAGTAGTAGAGCAGGCACGCACAGTACTATAGCAATAGCCTTGGCAACTTTGTTTAACTTATTAAGCGCATTCATTTCTAGGGACAACAATTATCAAAGCTGTATGCTCAGCTTTGATAATTTAGTTGATAGTCAGCGACCATGTGAACCATTGGACTAGAAGAGCCTGCTTGGGGGCTCACCTTTAGAATGCTGTTTATATGTACCCATGGTGAAGATCCATGGTGATTCGTAACA
This genomic stretch from Vibrio marisflavi CECT 7928 harbors:
- a CDS encoding fimbria/pilus outer membrane usher protein, with protein sequence MQKNKFWLPKEALSQHGVTDFSGLTEKTIMGQDFVIVGEHSPELLWNQSSQDIKLNLPLWRFRKNRMNVQGQLPQSNIAPESANGAFFNYNLSSTRLNQSLGHYTNASGELGVFTHQYGFFRQSGTYSPKYFNSADESESAPEWLRLDTTWRKDDWYHLNTLEVGDSTTSAAHWGGSVNFGGISFYKNYNLKPRLNIHALPQINQSTELPQNVQLQVNGVPVGNYQVNPGAYQFYNIPVSNGSGTITVKSTDKNGKVTTYKVPYFSDPNLLKAGLSSYAVQLGWIRQNYGIDSFNYGQPAVALNYNHGVSPLWSYQLHSSLLDSQQTFGSTQFLRTGPYGIVSLDTAVSMEHSQPGSLGGLGYLFQYGKLSLDTDYQVSSPHFTQISTADSEPESSNGYQTSMGASYDLGSWGGISVGALYQNPTDSSQPSSHIYSATLSTTLARGLTLTSSYQTYYTDTHQWSFGLNLSYQFDQNQSVSSSYQHTQDSQSQVLSYLTNRQLSNGRNIATSLSGTTQSANSESDRQLNGSVYLGGTSTGDYSASFYQSGSENQITANADGGVLWMDNHVLLTPTLYDGFALVDTSNIKSVGVNQDGLSLGQSDEHGLFVIPDLTAYTVSNINISPDLPLNLKEMNNDIKVMPYYRSGVLVKFDIRHIHQILVRLVNEQGKPLSIGTNVDVLIDGKQQTLVVGSNGLAYFSSQGHHFSGHVITGKLKSGTFNIDFKPTKKTIVRTTAVVHTPKLLATSTHRLKSTEKPAKHITKKAAAPKKPHHKIVASKPVIIEQKKVVLVKPSAASTLPPKKAVPIHPLNLPKTSTIKKPKEKKAGKNGPEIYISGEFVTVLYYEYKEFFMGKAANHKNLMTFSPFSLSVGKNATSSKVSQEVTIDADHMENKLVRQGKKLKGWLSSTYSQYFS